In one Culex quinquefasciatus strain JHB chromosome 2, VPISU_Cqui_1.0_pri_paternal, whole genome shotgun sequence genomic region, the following are encoded:
- the LOC6031830 gene encoding uncharacterized protein LOC6031830, which yields MSHTQVEPRTGMILKMSEYPVLPPEVIELILEFLPLRERLATAAVCKQWYDLVFGTKFCRQRLVLRVEPGNNLVQLQQNNSLLLERCRAMHLQLNGIDDEGIVLLKDLLMANATMLRLSVVGSTRELKSILEDTLPGLDQLIGLEIQIRVEQSPEPEEVTSGELGEVPSENEEDRVLNMISDCGGASTFITTLNLANSSIKYLALKDTNCDQTYIDGNFPSLTNVSMRNSVLCSASDDAFDFEELSLSHFDGSTESDDEPVSDEMAHLKKLCLANTSIDSRMLRFLALTELRLVETKTVFASLRDSISAMKQLLKWELIDVTFQEDTLPNTSFTSDSITNYKFYCAKDYTVQVDFPNLECLSYISTSQVAPKMFEQIWINHRKLQRLSFGVCEGQIGKFLTKSSIAHINNLPTLKILQLVRMSLDSADWSQCRHRNQLQKIRLVGCPIDGRGAQQLAATFPELRELFLDHCHLRQPTDAFEIAENFSEQQALRRRLERCRVSYYDCHVEDSLGSC from the exons ATGAGTCATACACAAGTAGAGCCGCGGACGGGCATGATCTTAAAAATGAGTGAATATCCTGTTTTACCACCAGAG GTTATTGAACTGATCCTGGAATTCCTTCCGCTTAGAGAACGGCTAGCTACCGCTGCTGTATGCAAACAGTGGTACGATTTGGTTTTCGGAACCAAGTTTTGCCGTCAGCGGCTGGTTTTACGCGTGGAACCCGGCAATAATCTGGTGCAACTTCAGCAGAACAACAGCTTACTCCTCGAACGATGTCGCGCGATGCACCTGCAGCTCAACGGAATAGACGACGAGGGTATCGTTTTGCTCAAGGACTTACTGATGGCGAACGCTACGATGTTGCGATTGTCGGTTGTTGGGAGTACTCGGGAGTTGAAATCAATCTTGGAAGATACGCTTCCGGGGTTGGACCAGTTGATCGGGTTGGAAATACAAATACGGGTGGAACAAAGCCCGGAGCCGGAAGAAGTCACTTCAGGTGAACTCGGGGAGGTTCCTTCAGAAAATGAAGAAGACCGTGTTCTAAACATGATAAGCGATTGTGGCGGAGCTTCAACATTCATAACAACATTGAACCTAGCCAATAGTAGCATTAAGTATCTTGCACTAAAAGATACAAATTGTGATCAAACGTATATCGATGGAAACTTTCCGTCATTGACAAATGTTTCAATGCGTAATAGTGTTCTTTGTTCGGCGTCCGATGATGCATTCgattttgaagagttgagtttaTCACATTTTGATGGTAGCACGGAAAGCGACGACGAACCAGTTTCCGACGAAATGGCTCACTTGAAAAAACTTTGCCTCGCAAACACTAGCATCGATTCAAGAATGTTAAGATTTTTGGCACTAACCGAGCTACGTTTGGTCGAAACAAAAACAGTTTTCGCATCGTTACGAGATTCGATATCTGCGATGAAGCAGCTTCTAAAGTGGGAACTGATTGATGTTACGTTTCAAGAAGACACGCTGCCAAACACAAGTTTCACCTCGGACAGTATTACCAACTATAAATTTTACTGTGCAAAAGATTACACAGTTCAAGTGGACTTTCCCAACTTGGAATGCCTTTCCTACATTTCTACCTCACAAGTTGCGCCCAAAATGTTTGAACAGATTTGGATCAACCACCGGAAACTTCAACGATTGTCGTTCGGTGTCTGCGAAGGACAAATTGGCAAA TTCCTCACGAAGTCATCCATCGCCCACATCAACAACCTTCCCACGCTTAAAATCCTCCAACTCGTTCGAATGTCACTGGACAGCGCAGACTGGTCCCAGTGCCGCCACCGTAACCAACTTCAAAAGATCAGACTCGTTGGCTGCCCAATCGATGGCCGTGGCGCCCAACAACTTGCCGCGACCTTCCCCGAACTGCGTGAACTGTTTCTGGACCATTGCCACCTGCGACAACCGACCGACGCGTTCGAAATTGCGGAAAACTTTTCGGAACAGCAAGCCCTGAGGCGTCGGTTGGAACGTTGCCGCGTTTCGTACTACGATTGTCACGTGGAAGATTCGCTAGGTTCCTGTTGA
- the LOC119767862 gene encoding uncharacterized protein LOC119767862 has protein sequence MVLDGSSGSGSGTGSGVAVPSVSSSSSIPVGERLRGRKNYRSWALAMKWTLIREGTWKADVDVKEGTAVDPALSERALTTICLGITPANYSHVQDVETAREAWTKLKNAFSDSGLTRRMGLLRKLTSLRLTECRTVEEYVNEIMSTKYQLDQINFKVDDDWLASILLMGLPESYGPMLMGLEASGAKLTADLIKTKILQDVKKDDYVTLSGTEGAFVSHQRRPAKDKTKVKCFKCKQMSHFASECQSPGPVESSNSGHLKTTGNSAFSVGARAPESAGSWIEERRMF, from the coding sequence ATGGTTCTGGATGGATCAAGCGGAAGTGGTTCCGGTACTGGTTCCGGCGTAGCTGTTCCAAGCGTTTCCAGTTCAAGCTCCATACCCGTTGGAGAGAGGCTACGTGGACGAAAAAACTATCGATCGTGGGCCTTGGCGATGAAATGGACGTTGATACGGGAAGGAACGTGGAAAGCGGACGTTGACGTAAAAGAAGGTACTGCAGTAGATCCAGCACTGTCTGAGCGAGCTTTAACGACGATCTGCCTCGGGATTACGCCTGCCAACTACAGTCACGTACAGGACGTTGAGACGGCACGTGAAGCCTGGACGAAGTTGAAGAATGCGTTTTCGGACAGCGGATTGACCCGGAGGATGGGGTTGCTGCGAAAGCTGACATCGTTGCGGCTGACAGAGTGCAGAACCGTCGAGGAATACGTGAACGAGATAATGTCGACGAAGTACCAGTTGGACCAGATCAACTTCAAGGTCGATGACGACTGGTTGGCAAGTATTCTACTCATGGGGCTGCCGGAGAGCTACGGACCAATGTTGATGGGGTTGGAAGCATCAGGAGCGAAATTGACAGCAGACTTGATCAAGACGAAGATCCTGCAGGACGTGAAGAAAGATGATTACGTGACGTTATCAGGAACCGAAGGAGCTTTTGTGAGTCACCAGAGAAGGCCGGCGAAGGACAAAACGAAGGTCAAGTGCTTCAAGTGTAAGCAAATGAGCCATTTTGCTTCAGAATGCCAGTCACCGGGACCAGTAGAAAGCTCGAACTCGGGGCACCTGAAGACGACGGGCAACTCAGCATTCAGCGTCGGTGCGAGGGCACCAGAAAGCGCGGGTTCGTGGATCGAGGAGCGGCGAATGTTTTGA